AACACCTCCAGCCCGCCGATCCTCGGCAGGTTCAGATCCAGCAGAATCAACCGGGGACGGCGGGAAATCCGCCGGTTGATATGCGTGCCGTCGCCAAACAGGAAGTCGAGTGCCTCAGCGCCGTCGCGAACGACCTGAACGTGGTTGCTGATCTTTGCCCGTTTGAACGCGCGCATCGTCAGTTCCACGTCATCCGCGTTGTCCTCCACAAAAAGGATCTCCACGAGTTCGTCGGGCGAATCACCGCTTCCGGTTTCATGCGGCGCTGTACGCGAGGCGAACAGCGTCGAAACGGAAATCTCGAGCGCGTGCGCAAGTTTTTCAATGCTTTCCAACGAGAGGTTCCTCGCTCCCCGCTCGATGTCCGACACGTACGTGCGGTGCAGCCCCGCGCGTCCGGCGAGCTCTTCCTGGGAAATGCCCAGCCGGCCTCTCCATGTTTTCACCGCGGTGGCGAACAAGGACTTGGCATCGGATCTATTTGTTGGCATATTTGGGCGCGCTCTCGTTCCGAGAACCCGTCGGCATCATAGCAGTCTCGCTCAACAGACTATAAGTGACAATCGCGCTGTTTCTCTTGCGCACCCAAAGAAAGACGAGCTAAGGCTGCGGTGGACCGGCGCGAAGCCCGGGCCGTGACGGCGGTTGATTGGTCGCCTTGGTCTTGAATGCCGAGCGCAGCAGCCAGTGGCGTTTCAGTCCCTGCACCAGTTCGTCCATGTGGATCACCGCCGCGGAAATGGAGCCCAGCATGTTCGTATTACTCTGCACTTGCGCGTTGAGATTGCTGGTAATGCTGGCGAGATTGTCGAGAGAGAGCGAGAGCTTTTCCGCGACGGCGACGAAGTTGGTGTCAACACCGGCAAGCGTGGTATTGGCGTTGGCCGCTGCGAGTTCGAGTTGCACATTGAGGTTCGTGGAAAAGAGCCAGCGGCCGAGCGAGCCGTTGAACTCGCGCAGTTGCGCGGTGATTTCGGCCAGATTCGTCGCAGCGGGCCGCGCGTTCTGAGCCAGAGCGTTGAGATTCGACATCGCTTGAGAGCTGTTGGTCAGCACCGCGGTCAACTGGTTGGTCAGATTAAGTATTCCAGGAAGAGCTTGTTCGATCTGATTCGCGACCTTCTCCAGACGCTCGGTTACGGCAGGCGATTCATCGGCCAGCAACCAGTATTTTGAGTTTCTTGTATAAGTCGCATAAGTGCCTTCCTTGTCCTGCCAAACGCCCGTGATTACTCTCTTACCATCGACAGTTTCTTCTCGATATGTGGCGTAGTATTCCTTCTTTGATCCGTCGAGGTTCGTCCAACCGGCACTACCGCCTTTCGTCACCTCCAGGTAACGATTCCCCAAAAAATCCGCAGCGGTGACTTTGACGTGAGAGTCGGGAAACCAGATATAACCGGCATTTGTAGCCGTGATTCGAAATTCAATGTAAACGTTGTATGGCGAACCTGGTTTCTCTGGAAGAATCGCAGTGATCTGGCCGGCCTCGAACCCCATCAGCTTGACGGGATCGCCCACTTTCAATCCGGCGGCGCTGTCCACGTAAGTGTAGTACGTCACCTTGGTGAGAAACCACCCCTTCCGCACTGCCGTGTGATAAAGGTAATAGACGAATCCCGACAGCAGCAGCGCAGCCGCCAGGCCGTCGAAGATGCCCACGGCCCGTTCCATCCGGCCGAGCCGCGTCCGCAATTGAGGTGTCAGGTCCTGGAGCGACATCTGTTCAACCCATCGCAAAATCCGCCGCCAGCAACTCGCGCAACAGCGGCTCGTCGCAACAACCAAGTTCGGCGCGTCCGCCAACCGACAACCACCGTTTTTGTTTCAGGAGCGCGAATTGTTTCCCCTGATCTGTCCACGGACGCAGGTCATGACACGCGACCACAAGCGCGACCGGCTGTCCCCGCGTCACGGCATTGCCGCCGGGAAGACTCACCAGGAATTCCCTCCACCAGCGCGACTCCTGCGGCCCCAATCCCGCCAGTGGATTGTCCAGCAACAGAACGTCCGGGTGCATCGCCATCGCGCGAGCGAGCCCGGCACGCTGGCGCCAGGCGTGTTTGATCTGGCCGGGAGTACAGTTCGCGAACTGCGCCAGATCGGTCGCGTCAAGGATCTCCTCGACGCGCTCCTTCGTATTGATCGCGCAGCGCCCATGGTGATAACGAATTGGCAATGCGATGTTTTCCGCGAGAGTCAGATGATTGAACAGCCGTCCGCCGTTTTCGAACACCAGGCCGATGCGCATCCGCGCCGCGAGAAAGTGGTCCTCCGCCAGGTCCGCAGTATCGCTGCCAAAAAGACGCAGTGTTCCCCGCAGCGGACGGTACAAGCCGGCCATCGTCGCCAGCAGATCGCTCTTTCCCGAGCCGGGCGGACCACCGACGACCCAGTAGTCTCCCGTCGAAATGCTCCAATCAACGCCCTCGATCGAAACAGTACCGGTCTCGCTGGCATTGCCAACGGCAACCCCGACCATTTGAATGACCGGCTGCATCGCAGCCGTCGACGAGTCTGTGGTTCGCGAGCCGGTGTTCACATCACGAGGTAGACAATGATGAACAGTACATCCAATAACACACACGCCACCAGGCTCTGTACAACGGCGCGTGTCGTCGCGCCGGAGACCTGTTCGAGGCGCAAGGGCTGGGCCAGACCCTGGTAACAGGTCGTCACCGCAATGATGATTCCGAAGCAGCACGTCTTGAGCGCGAGCAGGGCGAAGTCCTCCCAGCTCAACGCCATCGCAAGTTGTTTGAAGTAGTCTCCCGGCAGCAGCGGCACGTCCTGCACGAACGCAAACAGGTACCCGCTGATCAACGCGGCGAGGATGAAATAGACCGTGAGCGAAAAAATTGCGAACGCAAGCCCGACCACGCGCGGAATCACCAGATAATGAACCGGATCAATGCACAGTGCCTCCAGCGCCTCCACTTCGCCGAGCGCGCGGGCCGTGCCGAGCTCGATCACGTAAGCGGCGCCAACGCGAGCCAGCACCAGCAACGCGGCTGCGAGCGGACCCAGTTCGCGCACCACGACCGTCACCATCACCGTGCCGGCCAGGTTCTGGGCGCCCACGCGCGTCAGCAGGGCAACCATCTGCCCGATGATCATCAGCCCGAGCGCGCACGCCAGAAAACTGATCATCGGCAGCAGACGCAGACCGGCGCGGTACACCTGCGATCGGATCAACGGATGAATGACGTGCGTGGAAACGTTGAATTTCGCGACGGCCACGCCGAGCGTGATCAGCGTGAACGCGATCAATCCCCGGGTGGTCTCAAGGAACCGGACGATGCTCCTGCCAACGGAATCAAACTGGCGAAGCAGTAACGGCGGCGCGGCTTTCTCCGCGTCCGGCAGGTTGGCGGCGGCGCTGCTTTCCACGGCGCGAGCGTAGTGACTCAGGCATCCGGGGTCAAAAGTTGATTTTCAAGTCACCACGCGGCCAGTTCGGCCTTCAATCGTTCGATCGGCAAACCGACAACGTTGGAATACGAACCGGAAATCCTTTCAACGAGCAGGTCTCCTTTCTCCTGAATCGCGTAAGCGCCGGCCTTGTCGAGCGAGTTGATCGCGCCCAGGTAGTAAC
This DNA window, taken from Candidatus Angelobacter sp., encodes the following:
- a CDS encoding response regulator yields the protein MPTNRSDAKSLFATAVKTWRGRLGISQEELAGRAGLHRTYVSDIERGARNLSLESIEKLAHALEISVSTLFASRTAPHETGSGDSPDELVEILFVEDNADDVELTMRAFKRAKISNHVQVVRDGAEALDFLFGDGTHINRRISRRPRLILLDLNLPRIGGLEVLRRVKSDERTRMIPVIVLTTSQKDRDIAESRRLGAETYIVKPVDFQRFSQVTPQLSLHWALVRPVSVPPA
- a CDS encoding MlaD family protein, whose product is MSLQDLTPQLRTRLGRMERAVGIFDGLAAALLLSGFVYYLYHTAVRKGWFLTKVTYYTYVDSAAGLKVGDPVKLMGFEAGQITAILPEKPGSPYNVYIEFRITATNAGYIWFPDSHVKVTAADFLGNRYLEVTKGGSAGWTNLDGSKKEYYATYREETVDGKRVITGVWQDKEGTYATYTRNSKYWLLADESPAVTERLEKVANQIEQALPGILNLTNQLTAVLTNSSQAMSNLNALAQNARPAATNLAEITAQLREFNGSLGRWLFSTNLNVQLELAAANANTTLAGVDTNFVAVAEKLSLSLDNLASITSNLNAQVQSNTNMLGSISAAVIHMDELVQGLKRHWLLRSAFKTKATNQPPSRPGLRAGPPQP
- a CDS encoding ATP-binding cassette domain-containing protein — translated: MQPVIQMVGVAVGNASETGTVSIEGVDWSISTGDYWVVGGPPGSGKSDLLATMAGLYRPLRGTLRLFGSDTADLAEDHFLAARMRIGLVFENGGRLFNHLTLAENIALPIRYHHGRCAINTKERVEEILDATDLAQFANCTPGQIKHAWRQRAGLARAMAMHPDVLLLDNPLAGLGPQESRWWREFLVSLPGGNAVTRGQPVALVVACHDLRPWTDQGKQFALLKQKRWLSVGGRAELGCCDEPLLRELLAADFAMG
- a CDS encoding ABC transporter permease, producing MESSAAANLPDAEKAAPPLLLRQFDSVGRSIVRFLETTRGLIAFTLITLGVAVAKFNVSTHVIHPLIRSQVYRAGLRLLPMISFLACALGLMIIGQMVALLTRVGAQNLAGTVMVTVVVRELGPLAAALLVLARVGAAYVIELGTARALGEVEALEALCIDPVHYLVIPRVVGLAFAIFSLTVYFILAALISGYLFAFVQDVPLLPGDYFKQLAMALSWEDFALLALKTCCFGIIIAVTTCYQGLAQPLRLEQVSGATTRAVVQSLVACVLLDVLFIIVYLVM